The nucleotide window CCTTCAGTTACATTAGCACTGAAATCGGATACCGGAAGTATAGGAACTGATGTCACATTGATATAACCGGTCTTGACTTCGGAAGCAGTACCATTGATATTACTGACAGTAAGATTGACAGTATACAAACCAGCTGTATCATACGTATGAATTATATTCTGGCTGGAGTAATCTTCAGTACCGTCAGCATCAATATCCCAGGACCATGACGTTGCAT belongs to Methanococcoides sp. AM1 and includes:
- a CDS encoding PKD domain-containing protein, which gives rise to ATSWSWDIDADGTEDYSSQNIIHTYDTAGLYTVNLTVSNINGTASEVKTGYINVTSVPILPVSDFSANVTEG